In Rhodobacter sp. 24-YEA-8, the following are encoded in one genomic region:
- a CDS encoding FAD/NAD(P)-binding protein, giving the protein MTNQATRAVFVIGDGLSGALVAAALLRQGAEVILIGENGRPGRGTAYTAGADIHQANGPASALSADPADPDHFSRWLEERYAGGPIPGGGPQARAADVFVPRWLYGHYAASILEAAARNGGLTCITAEVTDLAPKAGGFNARLADGREIAGSHAVLATGLHFSRPDAGQAAGSAIAPWDIARMRALRPGAEVAIIGSGLSMVDAVASLAEAGHHGHITVFSRHGRRPEPRRLAPEWPDYLADLPDRITIRALFALVVRECRLAQASGGDWQSPLDLVRAHIGRWWRASDLREKRRFQRHVRSLWEVNHHRAPPIGHAHVIAAAREGRLHQVASTVQGIKEGRGVTIRHRLRGGQAVTASRFDAVILSAGVEYDWRRIERPLVQNLLERGLVRPGPLSLGIDAAPDGRVTDRDGRCSLRLFALGPPLRGLWWESTAIPDIARQAVEIAEIIGSERDAVSDQTKEKVNEPD; this is encoded by the coding sequence ATGACTAACCAGGCGACAAGGGCCGTATTCGTGATCGGCGACGGGCTTTCCGGGGCGCTCGTGGCGGCGGCTCTGCTGCGCCAGGGCGCCGAGGTGATCCTGATCGGCGAGAATGGCCGGCCGGGGCGGGGCACTGCCTATACCGCTGGTGCAGATATCCACCAGGCCAATGGCCCGGCCTCGGCGCTCAGCGCTGACCCTGCTGACCCGGACCATTTCAGCCGCTGGCTGGAGGAGCGCTATGCCGGTGGCCCGATCCCCGGGGGCGGGCCTCAGGCGCGGGCGGCGGATGTCTTTGTGCCGCGCTGGCTTTACGGGCATTATGCCGCTTCGATCCTGGAGGCGGCAGCCCGGAATGGTGGCCTGACCTGCATCACGGCTGAGGTCACCGACCTTGCGCCGAAAGCGGGCGGGTTCAACGCCAGGCTGGCGGATGGGCGCGAGATTGCAGGCAGCCATGCCGTGCTGGCAACCGGGCTGCATTTTTCGCGCCCCGATGCAGGTCAGGCAGCGGGTAGCGCGATTGCCCCCTGGGACATCGCGCGGATGCGCGCGCTGCGGCCGGGGGCCGAAGTTGCGATCATCGGTTCGGGGCTGAGCATGGTCGATGCCGTGGCCTCGCTTGCCGAGGCAGGCCATCACGGCCATATCACGGTGTTTTCGCGCCATGGCCGCCGGCCAGAGCCGCGTCGGCTGGCGCCGGAATGGCCGGATTATCTCGCCGACCTGCCTGACCGCATCACCATCCGCGCCCTTTTCGCGCTGGTGGTCCGGGAATGCCGGCTGGCGCAGGCCTCGGGGGGCGACTGGCAATCGCCGCTTGATCTGGTGCGGGCCCATATCGGGCGCTGGTGGCGGGCTTCGGACCTAAGAGAGAAACGTCGCTTTCAGCGCCATGTCCGCAGCCTGTGGGAGGTCAACCATCACCGCGCCCCGCCCATCGGACATGCCCATGTCATTGCAGCCGCGCGCGAAGGGCGGCTGCATCAGGTCGCCTCGACCGTGCAGGGGATCAAGGAGGGCCGGGGCGTGACGATCCGCCACCGTCTGCGCGGTGGCCAGGCGGTGACGGCTTCGCGCTTCGATGCGGTGATCCTCTCTGCCGGGGTGGAATATGACTGGCGGCGGATCGAACGCCCGCTGGTTCAGAACCTGCTCGAACGCGGGCTGGTGCGACCCGGCCCCTTGTCGCTGGGGATTGACGCGGCGCCTGATGGGCGGGTGACCGACCGGGATGGGCGGTGCTCGCTTCGGCTGTTTGCCCTTGGCCCCCCTTTGCGCGGGCTGTGGTGGGAGAGCACCGCCATCCCCGACATCGCAAGGCAAGCCGTGGAAATTGCAGAAATTATAGGGTCGGAACGGGATGCTGTCTCTGACCAGACGAAGGAGAAAGTGAATGAGCCAGATTGA
- a CDS encoding ABC transporter permease — MTTAPHPEGRTFLSPLTGLFAKVETSLWFPIGVVLALFVFFSFATDSFATLRNFSAVSGQAATLLIVCLGATFIVLMGSIDLSVGAIVLLVGAVSVSVLNAFSIGWLVIPFAALVGAGLGLVNGLIYTRGKIPSFIVTLGTLSVFSGIALTLLDGRAIQFNAPGLEDISIGQWIPRLPNIALWAILAWVVLVVIGTRTRFGRYMYLIGGGEQVARTAGVPVERYKLYAFALSGLLAGFGAILAVARLGAAGPSLGSDLLLNSLAAIVVGGTSLAGGVGGVHRTLIGVLIIAILDNGLNLMGVSQFLQMIIKGLVVIAAVLVSRKSGADQVIK; from the coding sequence ATGACCACCGCCCCGCATCCGGAAGGCCGCACCTTCCTGTCCCCCCTCACCGGCCTTTTTGCAAAGGTCGAGACCTCGCTCTGGTTCCCCATCGGGGTCGTGCTGGCGCTGTTCGTCTTTTTCAGCTTTGCCACCGACAGTTTCGCCACTTTGCGCAATTTCTCGGCCGTCAGCGGCCAGGCGGCGACGCTGCTGATCGTCTGCCTTGGCGCGACGTTCATCGTGCTGATGGGGTCGATTGACCTTTCTGTCGGCGCGATTGTGCTGCTGGTCGGTGCGGTCTCGGTCTCGGTGCTGAACGCGTTCAGCATCGGCTGGCTGGTGATCCCCTTTGCAGCCCTTGTCGGCGCGGGCCTCGGGCTGGTGAACGGGCTGATCTATACCCGCGGAAAGATCCCCTCTTTCATCGTCACCCTCGGCACGCTGTCAGTTTTCTCCGGCATCGCGCTGACACTGCTTGATGGCCGCGCCATCCAGTTCAACGCCCCGGGGCTGGAAGATATCTCGATCGGCCAATGGATCCCGCGCCTGCCGAATATCGCGCTCTGGGCGATCCTCGCCTGGGTGGTGCTGGTCGTCATCGGGACCCGCACACGCTTTGGCCGCTATATGTACCTGATCGGCGGCGGCGAGCAGGTCGCGCGCACCGCAGGCGTCCCGGTGGAACGGTATAAGCTTTACGCCTTCGCGCTGTCGGGGCTGCTTGCGGGCTTTGGTGCGATCCTGGCGGTCGCGCGCCTCGGCGCGGCGGGGCCATCGCTTGGCTCGGATCTTTTGCTGAACAGCCTGGCCGCAATCGTGGTGGGCGGCACCTCTCTGGCCGGCGGTGTCGGCGGCGTTCACCGCACGCTGATCGGCGTTCTCATCATCGCGATCCTCGACAATGGCCTCAACCTGATGGGCGTCTCGCAGTTCCTGCAGATGATCATCAAGGGCCTCGTCGTCATCGCCGCCGTGCTGGTCAGCCGCAAATCCGGCGCTGATCAGGTCATCAAATAA
- a CDS encoding sugar ABC transporter substrate-binding protein, protein MVRKGFNPRHLPDFTQKKIIDRHMERLDTSGVSRRDFLSLASAGVAASAAAAALGMPNVAVASGSNKVAYLAWSASTEYNQLVSLGAEKAASALGLNYSFFDGQIDSGRQLSQFEQLGTEQAIGGFFNILDGSALRRAGQFAEDNQTFFAAIWDSVPWFTPFDVGDYFTVYLNPHEDEAHRGVARAVYQAVTDKFGEGEVAALTGTPGNWCEISRNAGRNLALEEFPNIRQTDELPGKWLREESLRATEDLLTRNGNLRGIVAQNDDEAQGALTALRNAGLRPGEDFFVGGADGTSLGAKAIQEGLQTSTSGNSPVFTGAFLTSWLYDVANGWKPRAAERQLFWKPTVVTKDNVDAYVERYVDNNGVDPFDFRKFSRVLNPDDWDPQAYVYPAETEEIWKGYQRPEGWTLPAALAEAKAHGEFDAVREDYAARNKIKFDGPSPNKPA, encoded by the coding sequence ATGGTCCGCAAAGGCTTTAACCCCCGGCATCTGCCCGACTTCACGCAGAAAAAGATCATCGACCGCCATATGGAGCGGCTGGATACCAGCGGCGTGTCGCGGCGCGATTTCCTGTCGCTCGCCTCGGCCGGTGTCGCGGCCAGCGCGGCGGCGGCAGCACTTGGGATGCCCAATGTCGCGGTGGCCTCGGGATCGAATAAGGTGGCCTATCTGGCCTGGAGCGCCAGCACCGAATATAATCAGCTCGTCAGCCTCGGCGCTGAAAAAGCGGCATCTGCGCTTGGGCTGAATTACAGCTTTTTCGACGGCCAGATCGATTCCGGGCGGCAATTGTCGCAGTTTGAACAGCTTGGCACCGAACAGGCGATCGGCGGGTTCTTCAACATCCTCGACGGCTCGGCACTGCGCCGCGCCGGGCAGTTTGCCGAAGACAACCAGACCTTTTTCGCCGCGATCTGGGACAGCGTGCCCTGGTTTACCCCCTTTGATGTCGGCGACTATTTCACCGTCTATCTGAACCCGCATGAGGACGAGGCCCATCGCGGCGTCGCCCGCGCCGTCTATCAGGCCGTGACCGACAAATTCGGCGAGGGCGAGGTTGCGGCGCTGACCGGCACCCCCGGCAACTGGTGCGAGATCTCGCGCAATGCGGGCCGCAATCTCGCGCTGGAGGAATTCCCGAATATCCGTCAGACCGACGAGCTGCCCGGCAAATGGCTGCGCGAGGAATCCTTGCGTGCGACCGAGGATCTCCTGACCCGCAACGGCAACCTGAGGGGTATCGTCGCGCAGAACGATGACGAGGCCCAGGGGGCGCTGACCGCGCTCAGGAATGCCGGGCTCAGGCCGGGCGAGGATTTCTTCGTCGGCGGGGCGGATGGCACCTCGCTGGGGGCAAAGGCGATCCAGGAAGGGCTTCAGACCTCGACCAGCGGCAACAGCCCGGTCTTTACCGGCGCCTTCCTGACCAGCTGGCTTTATGATGTGGCAAATGGCTGGAAACCGCGCGCGGCAGAACGTCAGCTGTTCTGGAAACCGACCGTGGTGACGAAGGACAATGTCGATGCCTATGTCGAACGCTATGTCGACAATAACGGCGTTGATCCCTTTGATTTCCGCAAATTCTCGCGCGTCCTGAACCCCGATGACTGGGATCCCCAGGCCTATGTCTACCCCGCCGAGACCGAAGAGATCTGGAAAGGCTATCAGCGCCCCGAAGGCTGGACCCTTCCCGCGGCTCTCGCCGAGGCAAAGGCGCATGGCGAGTTCGACGCGGTCCGCGAGGATTACGCCGCCCGCAACAAGATCAAATTCGACGGGCCTTCGCCGAACAAACCGGCCTGA
- a CDS encoding sugar ABC transporter substrate-binding protein, protein MKFLKQAGGWFSPDGSAAVDAHLDRLDTKGVSRRDLLALGSAGLAATAFAGVSGLPNVALASADGKLAYLAWTSRVEFMIQASRATEAATREFGFSYSYLDGQMSSQTQLDQAEQQLGLGVNAIILHAPDGSAVRRIAEYSAQNKTYFSNVWATLPWLTPFDVSDYYTLYAVPEEFTAHGAVTRILLDEVTKRFGGGKIIGVTGVPGFSTDTVRSRGRDAAFADFPKTTLADQLPGLFNREDSLKAAQDLLTRHPDIRGVVAQNDDVAMGVIAALRAAGLVPGEDVLVVAADGTAEGLLAVKSGQLLATSANSPAYQAGLFTSRLYDVLNGWQPRASERMQNWKSLIVTAENVDGYIARHVDNGDVLPFDYRRMSKVLHPDDWDPQAQVTPLDIDQEWNGFEKPPGWDYPAPYKAAKENGEWEAVTAEYAEHYRIPFEGPSPFAKS, encoded by the coding sequence ATGAAATTCCTGAAACAGGCCGGCGGATGGTTTTCCCCCGATGGTTCTGCGGCGGTTGACGCTCACCTTGACCGGCTCGACACGAAAGGCGTGTCGCGGCGCGATCTGCTGGCGCTCGGGTCGGCGGGGCTGGCGGCGACTGCTTTTGCCGGGGTCAGCGGTCTGCCGAATGTGGCGCTTGCGTCGGCGGATGGCAAACTGGCCTATCTGGCCTGGACCAGCCGGGTCGAATTCATGATCCAGGCGAGCCGCGCAACCGAAGCCGCCACCCGTGAGTTTGGCTTTTCCTATAGCTATCTCGATGGTCAGATGAGCAGCCAGACCCAGCTGGACCAGGCTGAACAGCAGCTGGGCCTTGGCGTGAATGCGATCATCCTGCATGCGCCTGATGGCAGTGCGGTGCGGCGGATTGCGGAATATTCGGCGCAGAACAAGACCTATTTCTCGAATGTATGGGCCACTTTACCCTGGCTGACCCCCTTCGATGTCAGTGATTACTACACGCTCTATGCGGTGCCCGAAGAGTTCACGGCCCATGGCGCGGTGACGCGGATCCTGCTTGACGAGGTGACAAAGCGCTTTGGCGGCGGCAAGATCATCGGCGTGACCGGAGTGCCCGGCTTCTCGACCGATACGGTGCGCAGCCGGGGTCGGGATGCGGCCTTTGCCGATTTCCCCAAAACCACGCTTGCCGACCAGCTGCCGGGCCTTTTCAACCGCGAGGATTCGCTCAAGGCCGCCCAGGATCTGCTGACCCGCCACCCCGATATAAGGGGCGTGGTGGCGCAAAATGACGATGTGGCGATGGGGGTGATCGCCGCGCTGCGCGCGGCCGGACTGGTGCCGGGCGAGGATGTGCTGGTGGTTGCCGCCGATGGCACGGCCGAGGGGCTGCTGGCGGTCAAAAGCGGGCAGTTGTTGGCCACTTCGGCCAATTCTCCGGCCTATCAGGCAGGCCTTTTCACCTCGCGGCTTTATGACGTTCTGAATGGCTGGCAACCGCGTGCCTCTGAACGGATGCAAAACTGGAAATCGCTGATCGTTACGGCGGAGAACGTCGACGGCTATATCGCGCGCCATGTCGATAATGGCGATGTTTTGCCCTTTGATTATCGCCGCATGTCGAAAGTTCTTCACCCGGATGACTGGGATCCCCAGGCACAGGTGACGCCGCTTGATATTGACCAGGAATGGAACGGGTTTGAGAAACCCCCGGGCTGGGATTATCCGGCGCCTTATAAAGCCGCCAAAGAGAATGGCGAATGGGAGGCGGTGACGGCGGAATATGCCGAACATTACCGGATCCCGTTCGAGGGACCTTCGCCTTTCGCGAAATCCTGA
- a CDS encoding sugar ABC transporter ATP-binding protein, with amino-acid sequence MSFRSEWNSIPAQRPGDAAQTGDNLLEVRNLSKSYGPVQVISDVSFDVPRRSVVTLVGENGAGKSTIFNILSGLTAPDHGTLHLAGAPFSPPSHRAAVAQGITRVFQEQSLVQNVPVYENLLLGEEARFTRFGQWVDRDAMIRAAREIVQEAGLDVDVRRKTGDYDFSTRQSIEIARACLTPKLLRGVTEPLVLLDEPTSALDRRDEESFFGLVRKIRQYGSLLFVSHRLTEVLDISDVIYVLKDGEMVTRVTPAETDEHRLHGFMVGRERATDYYYENRQQTTLPVTPALRAEGLRVLADGPEINLEIRPGEILGIGGLLDSGKSRLGKAIAGVIRPLAGQVAIGNGPLRRPDIGRATREGLGYIPAERLAEGIIPSFPTAWNFSTGSGGDLFSNRFGIWRGRKERRAVRAHIDALAIRSATPDLAMSRLSGGNQQKVVLARWLERKPDVLILDNPTRGVDAGAKQEIYRVLRDLTDQGVAIILITDELLELIGLSNRILILQHGGVVAEVAAPADDKPSEQTLVGLMLSDPGQAAPRAQPVANPAPGAQTAAPETQLEAAE; translated from the coding sequence ATGTCATTCAGATCAGAATGGAACTCCATCCCGGCGCAGAGGCCGGGGGACGCGGCACAAACTGGCGACAACCTGCTGGAGGTGCGCAACCTTTCGAAATCCTATGGCCCCGTACAGGTGATCTCCGACGTCTCTTTTGACGTGCCGCGCCGATCGGTGGTGACGCTGGTCGGAGAGAATGGCGCCGGGAAATCGACCATATTCAACATCCTTTCGGGCCTGACTGCGCCCGATCATGGCACGCTGCATCTCGCCGGTGCGCCCTTTAGCCCGCCGAGCCATCGCGCGGCGGTGGCGCAGGGCATCACCCGCGTCTTTCAGGAACAATCCCTCGTCCAGAATGTGCCGGTCTATGAAAACCTGCTTTTGGGTGAAGAGGCGCGTTTTACCAGGTTTGGCCAATGGGTTGATCGCGATGCGATGATCCGCGCCGCACGGGAAATCGTTCAGGAGGCGGGGCTGGATGTCGATGTCCGTCGCAAGACCGGTGACTATGATTTCTCGACCCGGCAATCCATCGAGATCGCCCGGGCCTGCCTGACGCCGAAACTTCTGCGCGGGGTCACAGAACCTCTGGTCTTGCTGGACGAGCCGACTTCGGCGCTCGACCGGCGCGACGAAGAGAGCTTTTTCGGGCTGGTGCGCAAAATCCGCCAATATGGCTCGCTCCTCTTCGTCTCGCACCGGCTGACCGAGGTGCTGGACATCTCGGATGTGATCTATGTTCTGAAAGACGGCGAGATGGTCACCCGGGTAACGCCCGCAGAAACCGACGAGCACCGGCTGCATGGTTTCATGGTCGGGCGTGAACGCGCCACCGACTACTATTACGAGAACCGCCAGCAGACCACGCTGCCGGTGACGCCCGCCTTGCGGGCCGAGGGGTTGCGCGTGCTGGCCGATGGGCCAGAGATCAATCTTGAGATCCGGCCGGGCGAGATCCTTGGCATTGGCGGGCTGCTCGATTCCGGCAAGTCGCGGCTCGGTAAGGCGATTGCCGGTGTGATCCGGCCGCTTGCCGGTCAGGTCGCGATCGGGAATGGCCCGCTCCGGCGCCCCGATATCGGCCGCGCCACGCGCGAGGGGCTTGGCTATATCCCGGCGGAACGCCTTGCCGAGGGCATCATCCCCTCTTTCCCCACTGCCTGGAATTTCTCGACCGGCAGCGGCGGCGATCTGTTTTCGAACCGCTTCGGAATCTGGCGCGGCCGGAAGGAACGCCGCGCCGTCCGCGCCCATATCGACGCGCTGGCGATCCGTTCGGCCACACCAGATCTTGCCATGTCGCGGCTCTCGGGCGGCAATCAGCAAAAGGTGGTGCTGGCCCGCTGGCTGGAGCGCAAACCCGATGTGCTGATCCTCGACAACCCGACGCGCGGTGTCGATGCGGGGGCGAAACAGGAAATTTACCGCGTGCTGCGCGACCTGACCGATCAGGGCGTCGCGATCATCCTGATCACCGATGAACTCCTCGAACTCATTGGCCTCTCGAACCGCATCCTGATCCTGCAACATGGCGGCGTGGTGGCCGAAGTGGCCGCGCCGGCGGATGACAAACCCTCGGAACAGACCCTTGTCGGCCTGATGCTGAGCGACCCCGGCCAGGCCGCGCCCCGGGCGCAGCCCGTGGCCAACCCTGCCCCTGGCGCCCAAACCGCCGCACCTGAAACACAGCTGGAAGCCGCAGAATGA
- a CDS encoding sugar ABC transporter substrate-binding protein has product MNFKDLARRMPDFTNRKVIDAHMERLDTSGVSRRDFLSFASASAAAAAGAAYLGLPATAIASENGKFAYLTGFLINEWNVTFDRTAKKAGEVLGLNYSSFDSSLDGEKQYNQFESQVAASTNGVIFNLADGSAIRGISRVASQNKIYVANVWDSLPWFTPFDADEYYTLFAVSEEVTAHREITEVLLAEVTEKFGGGDIIGVTGSKGSLLELQRNRGRDQAFEKFPKTKLVDELPGLWNREDALKATEDLLTRNPNVVGIVTQDDDIALGSIAALKAAGLRPGEDVLIVGTSGTGLGSKAVKNGEMLATKGNTGAFAAALFTTRIYDVLNGWVPRAPERQLNWNTLTLDQSNIDGWIERYVDNGDVEPFDYKRMSKVLHPEDWDPQNEVYPLDIDNNFAGIDKPQGYEYPAAYVAARENGESAAVAAEYADHYKIKYDGPSPNKA; this is encoded by the coding sequence ATGAACTTCAAAGACCTCGCCCGTCGGATGCCCGACTTTACCAACCGCAAAGTGATCGACGCCCATATGGAGCGGCTCGACACCAGCGGCGTGTCGCGGCGCGACTTCCTGTCCTTTGCCTCGGCAAGTGCTGCGGCGGCGGCAGGGGCAGCCTATCTCGGCCTGCCCGCCACCGCGATTGCCTCGGAAAACGGCAAATTCGCCTATCTCACCGGCTTCCTGATCAATGAATGGAACGTCACCTTTGACCGCACCGCGAAAAAGGCAGGTGAGGTTCTGGGGCTGAATTACAGCTCGTTCGACAGCTCGCTGGATGGCGAAAAGCAATATAACCAGTTTGAAAGCCAGGTCGCGGCCAGCACCAATGGCGTGATCTTCAACCTGGCGGATGGCAGCGCGATCCGGGGGATCTCGCGTGTCGCCTCGCAAAACAAGATCTATGTCGCCAATGTCTGGGACAGCCTGCCCTGGTTCACCCCCTTTGACGCCGATGAATACTACACCCTCTTCGCGGTCTCGGAAGAGGTCACTGCGCATCGCGAAATCACCGAAGTGCTGCTGGCCGAAGTCACCGAGAAATTCGGCGGCGGCGACATCATCGGCGTCACCGGATCGAAAGGCAGCCTTCTGGAGCTGCAACGGAACCGCGGCCGCGACCAGGCTTTCGAGAAATTCCCGAAGACGAAATTGGTCGATGAGCTTCCGGGCCTATGGAACCGCGAGGACGCACTGAAAGCGACCGAAGATCTGCTGACCCGCAACCCGAATGTGGTCGGCATCGTGACCCAGGACGACGATATCGCGCTTGGCTCCATCGCGGCGCTGAAGGCCGCCGGCCTGCGCCCGGGCGAGGATGTGCTGATCGTCGGCACCTCGGGCACCGGGCTCGGGTCGAAGGCGGTCAAGAACGGCGAGATGCTGGCAACCAAGGGGAATACCGGGGCATTCGCCGCCGCGCTTTTCACCACGCGGATCTACGACGTGCTGAACGGCTGGGTGCCGCGCGCACCGGAACGGCAGCTGAACTGGAACACGCTGACGCTGGATCAGTCGAATATCGACGGCTGGATCGAACGCTATGTCGACAATGGCGATGTCGAACCGTTCGATTACAAACGCATGTCGAAAGTGCTGCACCCGGAAGACTGGGATCCGCAGAACGAGGTCTATCCGCTGGATATCGACAATAACTTCGCCGGGATCGACAAGCCCCAGGGCTATGAATACCCCGCCGCCTATGTTGCCGCGCGTGAGAATGGCGAAAGCGCTGCGGTCGCGGCGGAATATGCCGATCACTACAAAATCAAATATGACGGGCCTTCGCCGAACAAGGCCTGA
- a CDS encoding NtaA/DmoA family FMN-dependent monooxygenase (This protein belongs to a clade of FMN-dependent monooxygenases, within a broader family of flavin-dependent oxidoreductases, the luciferase-like monooxygenase (LMM) family, some of whose members use coenzyme F420 rather than FMN.), whose amino-acid sequence MTKRLILNGFVMNSVSHIHHGLWRRDDTLQTEFNDLNTWTTLAKALEAAKFDALFSADIIGVDPAYKGGWETYIEEAVQIPINDSGALIAALIGATDQLGLTLTSSILQEHPFNFARKISTLDHLSKGRIGWNLVTSVSHNAAQNFGFDRIVKHDERYAWADEYIDVVYKLWEGSWDEGAVLADKKGNRYADPAKIHRIHHEGKRYKVLGPHLSQPSPQRVPLLFQAGSSTAGRAFAARNAEGTYIVAQKPEGARRQIEETNRYLIEAGRKVGDLKYIQGMSFIIGSTEEEAARKARDISEDVSLDGYLAHLSRDLGIDLGVLDPERPVKELEIEGVQGVVRAFEDSNPGVVPKVRDLGQVYAKAGNITGTPESIADALEVWQEAGIDGVNVSYHRLPASFLEFAEHVVPVLQKRGLAQRDYAPGTYREKILGEGARVNTRHPASRYRGAFAQATAPVAKAATVPAK is encoded by the coding sequence ATGACCAAACGTCTGATCCTCAACGGGTTCGTGATGAACTCTGTCTCGCATATCCATCACGGCCTCTGGCGCCGTGACGATACGCTGCAAACCGAATTCAACGATCTGAACACCTGGACCACGCTGGCAAAAGCGCTGGAGGCCGCCAAATTCGACGCCCTCTTTTCCGCCGATATCATCGGAGTCGACCCGGCCTATAAAGGCGGGTGGGAGACCTATATCGAAGAGGCCGTCCAGATCCCGATCAACGATTCCGGCGCGCTGATTGCCGCGCTGATCGGCGCAACGGATCAGCTGGGCCTCACCCTGACCTCCTCGATCCTGCAGGAACATCCGTTCAACTTCGCCCGCAAGATCTCGACGCTGGATCATCTCTCGAAAGGGCGGATCGGCTGGAACCTGGTGACATCGGTCAGCCATAACGCGGCGCAGAATTTCGGCTTTGACCGCATCGTCAAACATGACGAGCGCTACGCCTGGGCCGATGAATATATCGACGTGGTCTATAAGCTCTGGGAAGGATCCTGGGACGAGGGCGCGGTGCTGGCCGATAAAAAAGGCAACCGCTACGCCGATCCGGCCAAAATCCACCGCATCCATCATGAGGGCAAACGCTACAAGGTGCTGGGCCCGCATCTGTCGCAGCCCTCACCGCAGCGGGTGCCGCTGTTGTTCCAGGCCGGATCATCAACCGCCGGTCGCGCCTTTGCGGCCCGTAACGCAGAAGGCACCTATATCGTCGCGCAAAAACCCGAAGGGGCGCGCCGCCAGATCGAGGAAACCAACCGCTATCTGATCGAGGCCGGGCGCAAGGTCGGCGATCTGAAATATATCCAGGGCATGAGCTTCATCATCGGCTCGACCGAGGAAGAGGCGGCGCGGAAAGCCCGCGACATCAGTGAGGATGTCAGCCTCGACGGCTATCTCGCGCATCTCTCGCGCGATCTGGGCATTGACCTTGGCGTTCTCGACCCGGAACGCCCGGTGAAAGAGCTGGAGATCGAGGGCGTTCAGGGCGTGGTCCGCGCGTTTGAGGATTCAAACCCCGGCGTGGTCCCGAAAGTGCGCGATCTGGGCCAGGTCTATGCGAAGGCCGGCAATATCACCGGCACACCGGAAAGCATCGCCGATGCACTGGAAGTCTGGCAGGAGGCCGGAATCGACGGCGTCAATGTCAGCTATCACCGCCTGCCGGCGTCGTTCCTGGAATTCGCCGAACATGTGGTGCCAGTACTGCAAAAACGCGGCCTCGCGCAGCGCGACTACGCCCCCGGGACCTATCGCGAGAAAATCCTCGGCGAGGGAGCCCGCGTCAACACCCGTCACCCGGCATCGCGCTATCGCGGCGCCTTTGCGCAAGCCACCGCGCCGGTCGCAAAAGCCGCGACCGTTCCGGCAAAATAA